From Vicia villosa cultivar HV-30 ecotype Madison, WI unplaced genomic scaffold, Vvil1.0 ctg.001404F_1_1, whole genome shotgun sequence:
TGCCACTTCAATGGCCTGAAAACTAAAGTTATACATGGAAGCGGGAACAGAAGGCCGCAAGAATCTTCGAAATTAGACATCTACCTCTTCGAATGCAAGAAGATCCGTGTGATTCGAGAATACTGGTTCCAATATTGTGCAGGTATAAGTTGGATATTTCATTTTTCCTATATCAACTAGTAGAAAGGACGAAAGATCCTGTTCTCCGTTTAAGAAGAAAAGTCTCTACAAAAGACAAATCACTTACATCAGAACTACTACTGCGCTGCTTTAACTTAATTCTGAAATTAATAAAAGCAATATAAATCTGTCACCTCGATACGCCAGATGAGAGATTCAGCTTTTGAAGAAATCTTGATACAGAAACCAGTTTTATCTAAAATCATATTTGATAGGTGTGGCCTGCATACAGCAACAGCAGGAGAAACGAAGCATTAAATAAAACATTAATTGATCCTGCCTTCTTCATAAATAgtaaaaatagtaataaaattttaataccaTAATCCTGCATATGTAGAAAGAATAGATGAAATGAGATCTTGCTTCTTCATCCCGTGACCGCAACTCTGgaacatcaaaataaaaaaataaaaaactgaaTAGCAAGCTTATACATTAAAGAAACAACAGTAAAAGAAAGCGGAAATAAATAACATGTATGAAATGCATAACCTCCAACTTATGACTATTCTATTAAAGAAACACAATATATTGTTCAATTGTTTGACCCGTATCTGTCCACATAGTATGTCTCTCACTGTGTAGTCATCAGAAGCCACTTTCAATGTAGGAGCACGAACtatggatacaatcaaatttagaAGGATCCATCCAAAATGCTCCATCCACttataatatgacaaagataCATGCTTAGACTGCACTCTTATACAATGATAATAAaagtaatattaataaaaaaatggtaaaatgcaTTTGAGATGTACCATCTGAAATATTGACACAGTTCACAAATGTGGAGCAAGAATGGAAGAGAATTAAAGAAACATGAAACAGCATAAATCAATTTGAGATTTGGATAAACCTATATGAAAGTTCCTTCTCCTTtcattgtttttttgaaaacctaCTCAGAAGACAGAGTATAAGCTTAAGGACAATACAAACTAAAATGGCCAGGGTTGATGTAATAGATTCCAACCTTTTTAAGCAAGAAACACAAAACTTCACGTAGCTCAGAGACAGTGAGCACATCTAATATATCATTCATGTCTCTTTCACATAGTTGATTTCCATCTTCAACAGTGCAAATGTATTCTTTCTCTGCAATAGGATCACCCCAAAGACACAGATCATTGAGGAGGCAATAAGAAGATTTACCACAGTAGGAGAAAACCAATTATATTTGcaaggaaagataaaaataaaccttactattttattaaattaccCGCAAGTTCCTTGACTGCCTTTTGAGTATCCAATATTTCGGGATACAAAATACTAGACATGCGAAACCAAGGTCCTACATAAGCACAATACAAAAAATATGTCAACTCCAAAACAAACCCCTTTATAAATATTGCAAGCGCTTGATATAAAAAATGATAAGTTTCAGGTATTGCAATAACCTTTTCTAGTGTATATCCGAATAAAAAGTCTCTGACTGTCATTTGAAAGTGAAGTGAATGATTCTGTCAATGGATGAGACATTATCTAAATCATctgataaaaaaaaagtaaaaaaaaataaaattcacaagtGTTACGTTAAAATGAATACCTATATAGGTTTTTTCATCTTCTGTTAGAAGgtgaatattattttttaaggCTTCTTGTATCATAAGACAAAAATTTAGCTGGTACTTTACAGATGAAGGATTCTTGATAGCAGATTCAACAACATGCTGAGCATTTTTCCATAAACATTTATAAGTCTCATCTTCATACTTTCTTTCACCATCTGGTGTTCTGTGGCACATAATCCGAATTGGAACTGCATCACGAGAATGTTTAGGAACAGAAGTGACATGTCCCTGGAATATActccaaagaaaaaaataatgagGACTTGAATCAAGTAGCTTAATCCATTTTTATGAGGTAATTGCAGGGATCAAGTAATTTATTCGGAATAAATCACTAGCAGAACCTTTAAATATTGAAACCTGATAGTCTCCTTACTGTTTAAACCTAATAGTGGAATCTTGAGTTTCTTCAAAACCCGTCAAATTCAAAATACTGCCCTTAAAGTACTCATAAAAATTTAACCCTAAAAGGCTAAAAGTTAAAACCTTTTTCCTATTGCCCACAAATTCCCTTTACTCTCGTACGAACCCAATGAAACTTTAGCCAACAATTTTCACTGCTTAATTCATTTACCAAATAAAGTTTCTAAAGTAAAGCAACGCAATCACACCATGCGCAACTCAACTCAATTATCACGTGCTTTCTATATAGATAATAATAATTCACTCTATAAAAGTAAAAAGTGACAAAGCAAATGAGAATCGCAAAGCAAAGAGTACACAAATGCGGAGAGCAACTCACTTTCAAGCCAAAACTTTATTGTACCTGAAATACAATGTCATAGTTGTCAATTAGAGGAGATAGATACTGTGCCAGCTCGCGTGGAAGATACCCTAAAAATTTAGAATACTCAGAATCTACAGAAACAACCTGAAACAACCAATAGAGGCAATTAGTTCCATATGTAAAATCAGTCTGTTGCAACTTATTATAAAAAAGATGGCAGTGTATTAGATGTGTCAATCTATGCATGGATGTTCATGTTCCTAAATTAACTCTTTAGTTAACAATAGCTAGATCACTAAAAATATTTGAGTCCAACCATAGCTATCTTAAAAATCATACAAAGTGTAATTTGTGATTGGTTAATCAGGGAAAGTGTATTTAAACTAATTTCATAAATGTGAGAAAGAATATACTTGAAGGAAAAAAATGTACTTGATTATTTGGTAAAATAACCTATGCAGCACAGATACTTCACATTGAAGTTGTGTCTAGCGTCGGACACCAACATACATCACAGACATATGAGTGCCACTAGAAAAACAATAACCTACATAGCACAGACACTTCACATTGAAGTTGTGTCTAGTGTCAGACACCAACATGCGACATAGACACTTCACATTGAGGTTGTGTTTAGTGTCACACACCAACATACGACATAGACATGCGAGTGACACGCTAGAAAAACAATAATCTATGTAGCACATACACTTCACATTGAAGTTGTGTCTAGTGTCAAACACCAACATACGACATAGACATATGAGTGACGCAAGAAAAACAATAACCTATAGCACAGACACTTCACATTGAAGTTGTGTCTAGTGTAAGACACAGACATACAACATAGACACTTCACATTGAAGTTGTATCTAGTGTGAGACACCAACATACACCATAGACATTCGAGGGACGCTAGAAAAACAATAACCTATGTAGCACATACATACACTTCACATTGAAGTTGTGTCTAGTGTCAAACACCAACATACAACATAGACATATGAGTGAAGCTAAAAAAAACAATAACCTTGATGGCATTTGGATCCTTAACATTTTGTGAATCTCTCAAAAGAGAGACCGTATCACCAGCACATATTTCCTCTTGATCAGCATATCTCCTACCCACAATCAAAGTTTCAAGCTTTACTTCAAAAACATCACATtcatcatcaacattatcaaCAATATCATGATGGTTAGTATCAATAGGGGTGAATTCGGATGACAATGGCGAAGATTCAGTTGCAATAATTGCAGAATCCTTATCAGCAATGGGACTTTCAGTAAACTGCAATTTTTTCGGGAGCGTGTAATCCGGCGCGTGTGGATCAGGGCGAGTGAAGTTTAACTGAAGTAGAGTTTGTTGTGTGAGTTTTCGTTTCCGGTTTGTTCCACTTAGTTTAGGTTGAGAGAGACACGAATCTGAAAacataaattgaaattgaaattaaattgaaattgaaatgaaatttgaaatgaaacggtgatgatgatgatgataaatgCATACCGAGATGAGAGTTGATGCGGTGGTTATCGGAGGGAAGTGTGAGGGAACAAACGGGACACTGTACGGCGTCGTTTTGGGGGTTGTCATTGTCATCGGGTGTGGTCGGATGTTCCGGTTGGGGGTTAGGGTTTGGAATGGGATCGGAGAGAATGGAAAGACGATTGGGAAGGAAACGGCGGCGTTTTCCGATTAAACGGATCAAACTTTCTCTGCCGGTGAGTACCATTTTCGGAGGCTGAGAAACGAAACCCTTCCATTTCCCGCCTCATTCTTCCTTTTTATATCAAAAAGTTTTACAGGTTAGATTGGTGTTACCCTTCATCTTCATatttttacctttcaccttcatGTTTGTGTTATTTAATATTCCCTCCAGtcttaaaataaaagagaaaaaaatgtatttttttttattctattatctTTTATTTCATTCAAGGTAAAGCAACACTCTTAAAAATGTTCAAGACATTTTATCAACCATAATATCTCTAACTCTAGAATAAAACTAATTCTTAATTGTATGATTACTATACAGTATAGTAGATAATCGACTTAATTCTTTATCTTGTAACAAAACGTCTAAAAGGCATCAAATAATTGTAAACGATTTTTCAATAAAGTGGTCTAAGTGCATTAAAAAAACCATCAATTAAGTGATATAATATATGTATGTTAAAGGAAAGAACACTCGATTAAGATCCCAAACATTAGAATGAGCAATATCAAATGGGGATGTGGATCTTTTGTTGGAGTTGGATAAAAAATATGCTTTTACATGTTTGTCAAGTTGGCATGACTCGCAATTTAGAGACTTTAAATATGGAAGTACTTGAGGAACCAACATTTTAATTTATCTAAATTTGGATTACCCAAACAATAATGAATGATATTTGGAGACGCGAAAATATATCAAATGGTAGAtggatcattaaaataaaatataaattttttttacaaactttttATCTCGATTATACATATGTTTGAAGTGAAATCTTTAAAATTGGGCGtcttccttttttattttgaaattaaaaataaattatatttcacCTGGGTTAGCGCCTTCCTTTTTTTATttggaaattaaaaataaagtatatttcaCCTCGGTTGGAAGACCAAACCGAGAGAAAAAGTTGAACAAATTATGGGTTGGACTCCCAGCgcctttctattttatttttaaattgaaaatacataACATTTCACTTTGTTTGCATCTCCCAACCGAGGGGAAAAGCATAACAAGTCATGGGTTCGCCTCCAAACTTCATCTTCCATTAACCAAGTCTTATTTTTGCACTAAACTAAACTCGAAAATATCATTTAAATCATACACGAAACTCAAATATGAAATTGCATTGTAGTTAGTATCGCTTATTTTGATGTTATGTtaattatttgataattgttgTATGTAATTTGATTTATCGCACTTGTATAATTTGTTTATAATATTATCCTTCAATTGATTAGACACGACCTTTGAGACATGTCTCCATTTAATATATTAGAACTTGAtcataaaaatttgtttttagcCTTTTAAATCTTCATATTAGTCAAAATAGTGAGTGTAGCTTGAATCTCAAgttaaaagtcttaaatcaaggtttttgtaaaaatttgattcgaatcaaacaaGCTGTGATTCGAATCAAGCAATTGCttgaaaatgaaaattttgtttatgCCAGTCTGATTCGAATTAGAGAAGTATGTGATTTGAATCACGGTACTTCTCGAATCATATGAATGTTGATTTGAATCATGTCATCATATTTTCTTTACAAAagtgtgtgattcgaatcacattttgcttgattcgaatcacacatcCTACAAATAACAAACTTTTTCACTTTGCTACCTTTCGGATTTTTCTCTCTTTGATTCAACTCACAAAACTCATGATTTGACTCGAATCACATTGTTCTTTTTCTATCTTTTTTGTCCCTTATCTATAGTATATATTTAAACCATTTAGTTTGTCTCTTTTTAAGTGGTGTAATTGTGAAGGATTTTTTATATCATGTTAAATAATGAAACATCAAGTAACATCTagaaaagataaattattttgataagttTTTGAATTCTTATGTtctaaaaaacccaaaaattcacCAAGAATCCAATCTTTCTTTGTCAAGAACCTTGAGAGAAATCATGAAAAATTGTCTTCATTCACACATTATATCCATGATTCAACCTTGTGAAAATCTTTTTAGAATATTGAGAGTGCAAGAAGTTATAGTTTTGTTGTGTGAGATCCTTTAAATAATTTTCATCATCTTTAACTTTATATCAAGAAACTATTATTGTGGCGCTCAACTCTAAAGATTGAGCGTGAGAGGTAGATTAAGGTACATTTAGGAATCTAATGTTTTTGTGTGAAGTTTTATTGTTTGTATCTATATAAAGGACAATTTCTTGTTCACATTGTTGGTTGATGCTTATCAAGTAAGGGAATATTTGTCTTAATACTCCAAGGAAGATTTTGGTGGATTCGAGTAAAGATTATTGCAGACCAAAGTTGGGAGTTATCTTCATTCGTTGTTAGAACAATCGCTCAGACAAGTCTTCGTCAGATTCGAGTAAAAGGTGTTGCAAAATTGATGCTTGAAGAAGAATTATTGTGGCTATCAAGTTTGTTAGATTGAGATCATTAAGGATCTTGAATGTTAGCCATTGAGAAATCTACATCAATAGAAGGGattattgttttatatttgtgTTTTCAAAAGCATTGGGTTGTTAGTATTTGGGTTGATAGTAATTCGTTGTACCAAAATACttgtatttttaactttaaaataatgGAAGATGTTACCATTTTCGATAGTGAAAATCATCAAAGAGTGGAGTAGGAATAGCGAGGACGAATTGTCAAACCACCATATATTCAATGAACTTTTTCTCtccttatctcttttattttatttttgcatattATTATGTATGTCAAGTATTGTTCAAGATTAGAATGTCATCTAAAATTATATCTTTCTTATAATGTTTTATTATATAAGTATAAATATATGATGCATTTAACTCGTTGAACATTCATTTCTTAAATTAAGATTGTAGGATCTCTAAGTAGTTGGATTTATATTACTTTTCAAAGCAACTTCAAATCTCCTAGTATTGATAATATTGATTGAATATTTGTTCCTACGATGACAAAGAAATATATAGTTTTTAAATCTATCTGCTAAGCTTTTACTTCCACTTATTTCATTTTACTTCCGCGCTTTTAATTTGATTcttaaaagtaaatatttttgaaattggtTTAAAATACAATCTTTGTTCAGGTTTAGCTCAATTGGTGTCCTCATGCATAAAGGGGGAGGCACAAGTGGGGTCAAGGATGTTGAGTATCTCTACTAAAAAAATTGATAGGATGCTAAACTAAGAACCCTAACAAGCTAATAAAAGCTGTAAAATAAAAGGGATAATAAAAACTAACTAGAAAATTAAACTTCATTTCTTTTATTGATTGATTCCataatgtctcaatgagactacaatatataatatTCCTAGTGGATAACAAATTAAAAAGCCCAACTATTAATAAAGGcccaaataaataacaatacaaataaaactATTACTTATCTAAATTCTTAATACTCTTAAATATTCTACTCTCTATCATTGCCGccgggttcacttgaaccttgtcctcaaggttctaaaattacTCCTGGATCCCATTGTTTGAATGGAGAGTACAACACTTCCCAAATAGCCATCTGATACTGTTTCCAAGCCAAACAAACATTTTCCAAAACTTCAATATGCTGAGTAATGGACTTGTTAGCAACAAGCTCattctttagtttttttttaaaagaacttGGTTGCTGCTTTTGTTCAAGCACGGCAAACCTGTTCTAAGCCACAAAGACTGCTGATCCGCCAAGacctttttttttgttcttgcatATCACCCCAGTACAGCTCATAAGACCCATCATCTGATATCATTACTCCAAGGATCCTATAACCAAAGTTTATTAACAGAAAATTTCGAACCATATTTGCAACGATCATCGCGAGACCTTTGACATGACTAAATCCATCATGATATGATTTATGAAAGGTGAGGACAAATTCTCCTGGCTGCTGCAATACCTTATAAACCAGAACATTATTTTGTAACAAGACATTATGTGATATAAATTGGAAAGCACCATTCTCTCCCTGTTCTGTTAACACTTTGTTGCAATACacattcttttcaaattcaaaagctgCATAACTAGGAACACCATAAATAAGTAGACGTAACCAATAATAGTCGGCTTCGCGATACATATTCGCAAACGATCTTCTTGTAAGAATTAGACACTCAGTTAGAAAATCATCATGACTTTTCTTTGGACAGCCGCCGTGTATAACAACAATTCCAACTTGTGAATGGAGATTTTCACTCGTAATTTTAATCAAGGAATGAGCAGCTAGGGTCACAATCGAATAAGTGTGAATCCCATTATGTGGAATCAAAGGGATATTCGTAGGCCAATAGCCAAACAGAAAATCGGTTgctagaaacaaagaaacaacagcTTCATGTATATGTTCTATAGAAAGAACTTCATTTATCTCACCAAAGGATTCTTTAGCTATTGAAGAAGCTACTGCAGCTACTGCTTGAGTTTTATGAGAAAGATCACGCAAGAATCGGCCAAACTGACGAACAACAACTGATATAAGGGGTACAACAGCCAAAGCCAACAATGTGAACTTCCATGATGTTGCAAACATGAAGCTGAGACCAATAAATGTTGTTGGCAAGTTTCTCGAGGCCTCTGAGGCTCTAAAGAATCCAACATGTGCAGCCAGAATATCACCATGTTCAAGGTCTGAGACTTGATCTTCCGTCGAATCATGCTGCCAAATCCATACCTCTGCCACAACAGTAGATCGAACCTTATAAGAAGAAACAACAAGCTTGCCCTTCTGTTCACAGTATAAAGAAAATAACTCATTTCCATGACTTTGCAAAACAGATGAAGGCATTTTAGCAAGCAGGTGGAGGGCGACAATTGAGAATGGAATTTGAAAAATTCCAACAACAGTAAGCTTTGAATGGTGCAGTCCAGGATCGAAGATCATAGTGTTACTTAACGGCAGGTTTACGAAATTTGAATTAAGCTTCTTGAACACAAACCTTAAGAGAAATGGCAAATCGGTGAAAACGAGATTTACAATTAAGGTATAAGAAGAATACCTTGTGAAAATCATTGTTGTGACTATAAGTAGAGGGTCGGGTGGTCCTGGGTCATAAGGGATGGCGTTGAATGGTAGTGATTTATCCAAAGAACTTTGATGAAGATCCAACAGTGAAGAGAGGTTATCTGTTTTAGTTGTAGAAATTCCAAGTAGTTGTTCTGAGGCGTGAATGGCAGATGCAATCAACAAAACATATGGCGATTCCCACGAGTTATTAGTAGTCACTTGGAAATCTGGAGGTTTTGGTGGAATCAAAATATTGACTTCATCTTCTCCCCAAAGTGGCTCCTGCGGTGTGTTGGTTCGGTAAGTTGTCAACACATGAACGAAGCTGTCATCCTTCTCTTTCCGAAACAGTTGTAAATCCTTGGAACTTTGGTGGAAAAGACATCCAAGGGATTCCTTTTGTTGTTGGGGAAGATCTGATTGGATTATGTTAGAAGGAGGGTTTAATGGTTCATGAGTCTGGTTTTTAGAAGCTAAGTTTTCACATGAGTTTGAAGATTTGGTCTAGGTTTTCACCATCAGTGATTTTTTTGGTGGTGGATTCATCACAAGATTTGTTAATGTTGGAGAGAGGGTTAGTTTGAACGATGGCTTCAACGTGAATAAGTAGAGGGTCGATGAGAGGTGGCGGCGGTGGTGCGTCCTCATTCACTGACTCTGTTTCTATATCCTCCTCAACAGGTTCTGTATTTGAATCTATAGACTCCGTTGATTCCTGtattggttcctcttcttcatcatccagcgGTAAAATTGATCTCCACTCTGGCTTGAAACGCCATAAGAGTGTTGTCGTAAATGTATCCCAATTGGGATACATTTACGACAACACTCTTAtggctttcaaaaaaaaaaaaaaacatgttgatTTTCCAAATGAATAGTGAACTTGAGTGCCGAAAGCCACTTTTGATGAATATCAAAGACAAATATTGACCAAACCTCCTCACTTGGAGACGCATACAATCATAATATCTTTTGATTTCATCAATTGAAGGTACCTTATGAATGTTTTCACAATCATTAACAATATGTAAATTTGCTCTACCGTGTCTCTTGTTAACATACTTGAATAAATACTTGCTAGCATTAATTTGTTGCAATATTTAACACTGACATGAGATTGGTATCTAAAGATTGTAAGTGACAACACTTATATTGTCTAGTTGAACACTATTTTTAGTGACTTAAACCTCAACATTAACTCTTTAATATAAAGATAGTCATCATAATCTATTGTGGTGTTTCTTTTGGGGA
This genomic window contains:
- the LOC131634977 gene encoding fanconi-associated nuclease 1 homolog — encoded protein: MVLTGRESLIRLIGKRRRFLPNRLSILSDPIPNPNPQPEHPTTPDDNDNPQNDAVQCPVCSLTLPSDNHRINSHLDSCLSQPKLSGTNRKRKLTQQTLLQLNFTRPDPHAPDYTLPKKLQFTESPIADKDSAIIATESSPLSSEFTPIDTNHHDIVDNVDDECDVFEVKLETLIVGRRYADQEEICAGDTVSLLRDSQNVKDPNAIKVVSVDSEYSKFLGYLPRELAQYLSPLIDNYDIVFQGHVTSVPKHSRDAVPIRIMCHRTPDGERKYEDETYKCLWKNAQHVVESAIKNPSSVKYQLNFCLMIQEALKNNIHLLTEDEKTYIESFTSLSNDSQRLFIRIYTRKGPWFRMSSILYPEILDTQKAVKELAEKEYICTVEDGNQLCERDMNDILDVLTVSELREVLCFLLKKSCGHGMKKQDLISSILSTYAGLWPHLSNMILDKTGFCIKISSKAESLIWRIERLFFLNGEQDLSSFLLVDIGKMKYPTYTCTILEPVFSNHTDLLAFEEAIEVAQVMDEALDANKSDIVLRCIKIAESRVSAVLPIQCSTSKSVSTFHHLFTASWVYSKVVTLGISFLEQERRYSDAIDLLKLLQNVFTCDVKRGYWALRLSVDLEHLGYIDESLQVAENALLDPWVRAGARMALQRRVIRLGKPPRRWKVPSFSKSVLRKIPEVYVQGRPLNSELGAKNRFYNEEGMQCGVEELALDYYAAEGWQGVHTESGIWLTIFGLLMWDVIYADVPNVFHTRFQNAPLDLGTDSFYMARASIIESHLQQIRDGMAEEFLIKSWETHNGTSCRGVNWEHHSLDELRAAVTCVRGSCLASFCKLLCEDYKSWSSGMPDLLLWRFCGEYSGEAKLVEVKGPKDRLSEQQRAWLLMLMDCGFEIEVCKVKSL